Proteins co-encoded in one Paracrocinitomix mangrovi genomic window:
- a CDS encoding DUF4268 domain-containing protein, giving the protein MLSKEEAKQLRIDFWSKLSDQMEKMKNPFGSKVNWMNYNTGFNHLYFRMEADEEGCRLCIDIQFPDPGVREVFYEQFQEFSNILEGKFKDLKWYPTFEHWNGKEISRIAIEKNDCNLNRREDWDKMHLFLKLNFAKLDAFWCEFDEVFKGLK; this is encoded by the coding sequence ATGTTATCTAAAGAAGAGGCTAAACAACTGCGAATTGACTTTTGGAGCAAATTGAGTGACCAAATGGAAAAAATGAAAAATCCGTTTGGTTCAAAGGTGAATTGGATGAATTACAATACCGGTTTTAATCACTTGTATTTTAGAATGGAAGCTGATGAAGAAGGATGTAGATTATGTATTGATATTCAGTTCCCGGATCCTGGAGTGAGAGAAGTGTTTTATGAGCAATTTCAAGAGTTTAGCAATATTCTGGAAGGTAAATTCAAAGACCTCAAATGGTATCCAACATTTGAGCATTGGAACGGTAAAGAAATTTCTAGAATCGCAATTGAAAAGAATGATTGCAATTTAAATAGGAGAGAAGACTGGGATAAAATGCACTTATTTTTAAAGTTAAACTTTGCAAAGCTAGATGCCTTTTGGTGTGAATTTGATGAAGTTTTCAAAGGCTTGAAATAA
- a CDS encoding type IV secretion system protein, which produces MRQLLILTILLSLGTRSIASEPVIVQVKSSSHKLERSTTNADHQNIISIAKQAVKLTKTPSQSISKKPRPRLIGFLLLVLAFPLLALGLIIIFLSSIIWIIVGILLFAFAIFLLVKGLRKIFKEE; this is translated from the coding sequence ATGAGACAACTATTGATCCTTACAATATTACTTTCATTAGGAACAAGATCTATTGCAAGTGAACCTGTAATTGTTCAAGTTAAAAGCTCTTCTCACAAATTAGAGAGGTCTACAACAAATGCAGATCATCAAAATATTATTTCAATTGCTAAGCAGGCTGTCAAGTTAACTAAAACTCCAAGTCAAAGTATCAGCAAAAAGCCACGTCCCAGATTAATCGGTTTCTTATTGCTTGTATTAGCGTTTCCTTTACTTGCCCTGGGTTTAATTATAATCTTTTTAAGCTCCATTATTTGGATAATAGTCGGAATCTTACTTTTTGCCTTTGCCATTTTCCTATTGGTAAAAGGCTTGCGTAAAATATTTAAAGAAGAATAA
- a CDS encoding hydrogen peroxide-inducible genes activator: MHSLVQLEYIVAVDTYRQFSIAAEKCFVTQPTLSMQIKKLENDLDITIFDRSKQPVVPTEIGKIIIDQARIILAESAKIGEIVQANKNTVVGELKLGIIPSVAPYLLPVFIGKLTKTYPDLEIKIKELLTEEILAELEKDTLDVGIISTPVPNGGFTEIPLYFEKIFIYCHPKHPLYEKEKITLDEISNENIWLLSQGHCFRSQVINVCALKESGNKLPFSYESASIETLIKMVDREGGLTLIPELAVNDLTPSKQSRVKEIKGLNPIREIGLVTNRIFVKQRTLEALKNVIQDVLPAEILNEKRGDRVDWK, from the coding sequence ATGCATAGTTTAGTACAATTAGAATACATTGTGGCGGTTGATACTTACCGTCAATTCTCCATAGCAGCTGAAAAGTGTTTTGTTACTCAACCTACACTGAGTATGCAAATTAAAAAGCTAGAAAATGATCTGGATATCACCATCTTTGATCGCTCTAAACAACCTGTTGTGCCTACAGAAATTGGTAAAATTATCATTGATCAGGCCAGAATAATTTTAGCTGAATCTGCCAAAATTGGTGAGATTGTTCAAGCTAATAAAAATACTGTAGTTGGTGAATTAAAACTGGGTATCATTCCTTCAGTTGCACCTTATCTACTTCCTGTATTTATAGGAAAATTAACTAAGACTTATCCTGATTTAGAAATCAAAATCAAGGAATTACTTACAGAAGAGATCTTAGCTGAATTAGAGAAAGATACTTTAGATGTAGGCATTATCTCCACTCCTGTTCCTAATGGCGGTTTTACAGAGATTCCTTTGTATTTTGAAAAGATCTTTATCTATTGTCATCCCAAGCACCCTTTGTATGAAAAAGAAAAGATTACATTGGATGAAATAAGCAATGAAAACATCTGGTTACTAAGTCAAGGGCATTGTTTCAGAAGTCAAGTAATTAATGTTTGTGCACTTAAAGAATCAGGTAATAAATTGCCATTTTCATATGAATCTGCATCTATAGAAACCTTAATCAAAATGGTAGACAGAGAAGGTGGATTAACACTTATTCCTGAATTAGCTGTGAATGATCTTACGCCTTCAAAACAATCAAGAGTTAAAGAAATCAAAGGGCTTAACCCTATCAGAGAAATTGGATTGGTGACTAATAGAATCTTTGTTAAGCAAAGAACTTTAGAAGCACTTAAAAATGTAATTCAAGACGTTTTGCCTGCTGAAATATTAAATGAAAAACGTGGTGATAGAGTTGATTGGAAATAG
- a CDS encoding tetratricopeptide repeat protein: MSENIHYEKAVAKFNENQFEEAIELFSLALEINATDPFIYNQRAVCYLNLNQFDLSLFDMNRSIELDDKYAYFYSCRGFLKARMKDIDGALEDYEISIELDPENEITYNNMGLLLEQMGNMARAKQMFEKGNDILGYDPKKRELNDDQTHMVNAEEDSITVEKSENNTNINISKEKLDKILKEQKENKKKAKKQVAKDVFSKKSAFKEFLGFIGNGFKLKEDENKKDTE; this comes from the coding sequence ATGTCTGAGAACATTCATTACGAAAAAGCTGTTGCCAAATTTAACGAAAATCAATTCGAAGAAGCGATTGAGTTGTTCAGTTTGGCATTAGAAATTAATGCAACAGATCCTTTCATATATAACCAAAGAGCTGTCTGTTATTTGAATTTGAATCAATTTGACTTGAGTTTGTTTGATATGAATAGGTCTATTGAATTGGATGATAAATATGCTTATTTCTATTCATGCAGAGGATTTTTAAAAGCCCGAATGAAAGATATTGATGGAGCTTTGGAAGATTATGAAATATCTATAGAATTAGATCCGGAGAATGAGATCACCTATAACAATATGGGATTATTGTTGGAGCAGATGGGAAACATGGCTCGTGCAAAACAGATGTTTGAAAAGGGCAATGACATTTTAGGTTATGATCCAAAAAAGCGTGAGCTCAATGATGATCAAACTCATATGGTGAATGCTGAAGAGGACTCAATAACCGTTGAGAAATCTGAGAACAACACCAACATCAACATCAGCAAAGAAAAACTGGATAAAATCCTAAAAGAGCAAAAGGAGAATAAAAAGAAGGCAAAGAAACAGGTGGCTAAAGATGTGTTTTCTAAGAAATCTGCCTTTAAAGAATTTCTAGGTTTTATAGGTAATGGCTTCAAATTAAAAGAAGACGAAAACAAAAAAGATACTGAATGA
- the nth gene encoding endonuclease III, which translates to MTKAEKAAYIMDELEKLYPKVDVPLDHKDPYTLLIAVLLSAQCTDERVNKITPILFKRADNPYDMVKMSVEEIAEIIRPCGLSPMKSKGIFGLSEILIDKYKGEVPKSFSALEELPAVGHKTASVVMSQAFDVPAFPVDTHIHRLMTRWGLTNGKSVTQTEKDAKKLFPKDKWNKLHIQIILYGREYSPARSPKKSVDYITAKIGSKKVLKDYKD; encoded by the coding sequence ATGACAAAAGCGGAAAAAGCAGCATATATAATGGACGAACTGGAAAAATTATATCCAAAAGTTGACGTTCCGCTTGATCATAAAGATCCATATACTTTACTAATTGCCGTATTACTTTCTGCACAATGCACTGATGAAAGAGTAAACAAAATCACTCCTATCCTATTCAAAAGAGCTGACAATCCCTACGATATGGTTAAAATGTCTGTAGAAGAAATTGCAGAAATTATAAGACCATGTGGATTAAGCCCTATGAAATCTAAAGGCATCTTTGGTTTGTCTGAGATTTTAATTGATAAGTACAAAGGAGAAGTTCCAAAATCATTTTCCGCGCTAGAAGAATTGCCTGCTGTTGGACATAAAACGGCAAGTGTTGTAATGTCTCAAGCATTTGATGTGCCAGCATTCCCGGTTGATACGCACATCCACAGATTAATGACCAGATGGGGATTGACAAATGGAAAATCTGTTACTCAAACAGAGAAAGACGCCAAAAAACTGTTTCCTAAAGACAAGTGGAACAAATTACACATTCAAATCATCCTGTACGGTAGAGAATATTCACCAGCCAGATCACCAAAGAAAAGCGTAGATTATATTACAGCTAAAATTGGATCAAAGAAAGTATTGAAAGACTACAAAGATTAG
- a CDS encoding FtsB family cell division protein: MKKVIPMLKNKYLISTSILVLYVLILHETDIFAIKNKRDRIADLKEQIEIKRDQIEDLKVSLNELEDPRALEKYAREEHLFKKDDEDIFVFSFE, from the coding sequence ATGAAGAAAGTAATTCCAATGCTTAAAAACAAATACCTGATATCTACTTCGATATTGGTTTTGTATGTATTGATCCTTCATGAGACGGATATTTTCGCCATAAAAAACAAGCGCGACAGAATAGCTGATTTGAAAGAACAAATTGAAATCAAAAGAGATCAAATAGAAGATTTAAAGGTTTCTTTGAACGAGCTGGAAGACCCTAGAGCACTTGAAAAATATGCAAGAGAAGAACATCTGTTTAAAAAAGATGATGAAGATATTTTTGTCTTTTCATTTGAATAA
- a CDS encoding T9SS-dependent choice-of-anchor J family protein encodes MYKIAILIGFIICSNTLTAQSIIFSEDFSNGIPSNFQLIDADGQTPETAVSYFTNAWIAYNDQGDSCAASTSYYTDTIASEDYMILPQLSLQTFSKFSWEARTVDASYPDGYYVLLSTTDSAVTSFTDTLLTVYAEYFQWNRKSIPLDTMGYANQSVYIAFRNFTQEGFILLIDDIMLEGSDFASIEDNEEVAITVYPNPATNYISFDGISADEIIIRNKLGQIILRSPENTVDISTLPVGTYFATAINKEGAKTLPFVKE; translated from the coding sequence ATGTACAAAATCGCAATCCTTATAGGCTTTATAATTTGTAGTAATACACTTACTGCTCAAAGCATCATATTCTCTGAAGATTTCTCAAACGGAATACCTTCTAATTTTCAGTTAATAGATGCAGATGGACAAACGCCTGAAACGGCCGTGTCTTATTTTACAAATGCATGGATTGCTTATAACGATCAAGGAGACAGTTGTGCAGCAAGTACTTCTTATTATACAGATACAATTGCTTCAGAAGACTACATGATTTTGCCGCAATTATCTTTACAAACTTTTAGCAAATTCAGTTGGGAAGCCAGAACAGTAGACGCTTCATATCCTGATGGATACTATGTTTTATTGTCCACTACAGATTCGGCTGTAACGAGTTTTACCGATACCTTGCTAACCGTTTATGCAGAATACTTTCAGTGGAACAGAAAAAGTATACCCCTTGACACTATGGGCTATGCCAATCAATCTGTATATATAGCTTTTAGAAACTTTACTCAAGAAGGTTTTATCTTGTTAATTGATGACATTATGCTTGAGGGTTCTGATTTTGCTTCAATTGAAGACAATGAAGAAGTGGCAATAACCGTTTATCCTAATCCTGCAACCAACTACATCTCTTTTGATGGAATATCGGCTGATGAGATCATCATTAGAAATAAACTGGGACAAATAATTTTAAGAAGCCCTGAAAATACAGTTGACATCTCAACATTACCGGTAGGTACGTATTTTGCTACTGCAATCAACAAAGAAGGCGCTAAGACCTTGCCATTCGTTAAGGAATAA
- a CDS encoding S46 family peptidase, translating to MKKIALFLLIFVTTFAHADEGMFMPFMLKNNYKDMKAAGLELSYKKIYNEKKPSVKDAIVQMGGFCTAEIISPKGLMLTNHHCGYDAIREHSTPENDILTNGFFAMNYGEEKPVPGLTATVIVRMEDVTDQIKGLLKNNMDADTRKKIIKDKAKEIAEKAVDGTHYSAYVEEFYGGNEFYLIVEETFKDVRLVGAPPEAIGKYGGDTDNWMWTRHTGDFSMFRIYAGKDNKPAEFSMDNQPYKPKHHLPINIGGVEEGDFSFIMGFPGSTDRFLTSYGVEMAVEKDQPSRVKIRGKKLELMKNQMNQSTEVRLKYASTYAQVSNYWKYFIGQTEQLQKNDVLSKKKELEKQFTAWINEKPEDRAKYQDVLKNIEDAYKVLTETNPTTVYFFESIYSVGLNRFMISHYRLYKMLQMQAEDEDFDESQIEKMTTALAQQAEHQWETFDYNTEVNLVGNMLDMYYQDVPHDQHTKLLDSAALVKGGFMDLTKFHLKNSVFTDKNRYEEFLKNPTLSVLETDLIFLINIDLLDNFRKINYGTEVNEANEILDNANRLFIEAIREMNPDKQWYPNANFTLRLTYGNILPYSAQGKDYKHYTTIEGLMAKEDPNNPEFTVPARLKELYEKKDYGRYGQDGTLWINFLSNNDITGGNSGSPIMNSKGELIGCAFDGNWEAMSGDIFFEKDFQRTISCDIRYILFIVDKYAGATHLIDEMTIVE from the coding sequence ATGAAAAAAATCGCACTTTTTTTATTGATTTTTGTTACCACATTTGCGCACGCGGATGAGGGTATGTTTATGCCATTCATGTTGAAGAACAACTATAAAGACATGAAAGCGGCAGGTCTTGAATTATCTTACAAAAAGATCTATAATGAGAAAAAACCATCTGTAAAAGATGCGATTGTACAAATGGGTGGATTTTGTACTGCAGAAATTATTTCACCTAAAGGTTTGATGTTAACTAACCACCACTGTGGTTATGATGCAATCAGAGAACATTCAACTCCTGAAAATGATATTTTAACTAATGGATTTTTTGCCATGAATTATGGTGAAGAAAAGCCAGTTCCGGGTTTAACTGCAACCGTAATTGTTAGAATGGAAGATGTTACAGATCAGATCAAGGGATTGTTGAAAAACAACATGGATGCTGACACAAGAAAAAAGATCATTAAAGACAAAGCAAAAGAAATTGCTGAAAAAGCAGTTGACGGAACGCACTACTCTGCTTATGTTGAAGAATTTTATGGCGGAAATGAATTCTATTTAATTGTAGAAGAAACTTTTAAAGATGTTCGTTTAGTTGGTGCTCCACCTGAAGCTATCGGAAAATATGGAGGAGACACAGATAACTGGATGTGGACCAGACACACTGGTGACTTTTCAATGTTTAGAATTTATGCAGGAAAAGACAACAAACCTGCTGAGTTTTCAATGGACAACCAACCTTACAAACCTAAACATCACTTACCAATCAATATCGGAGGAGTTGAAGAAGGAGATTTTTCATTCATTATGGGGTTCCCTGGTTCTACTGATAGATTTTTAACTTCTTATGGAGTTGAAATGGCAGTGGAAAAGGACCAACCGAGTAGAGTAAAAATTAGAGGAAAGAAATTAGAGTTGATGAAAAATCAAATGAATCAATCTACAGAGGTTCGTTTGAAATACGCTTCAACTTATGCACAGGTTAGTAACTACTGGAAATACTTTATTGGACAAACTGAGCAATTGCAGAAAAATGATGTTTTGAGCAAGAAAAAAGAATTGGAAAAACAATTCACTGCTTGGATCAATGAAAAACCTGAAGACAGGGCCAAATATCAAGATGTATTAAAAAATATTGAGGATGCATATAAAGTTTTAACTGAAACTAATCCAACAACTGTATATTTCTTTGAATCTATCTATTCTGTTGGTTTAAACAGGTTTATGATTTCTCATTACAGACTTTACAAAATGCTTCAAATGCAAGCAGAAGATGAGGATTTTGATGAAAGTCAAATAGAAAAAATGACAACTGCTTTAGCTCAACAAGCTGAACATCAATGGGAGACTTTTGATTATAATACTGAAGTTAATCTTGTAGGAAACATGTTGGATATGTATTATCAAGATGTACCACATGATCAGCATACGAAATTGCTTGATTCTGCTGCTCTGGTTAAAGGAGGCTTCATGGATTTAACTAAGTTTCATTTAAAAAACTCCGTATTTACTGATAAAAATAGATATGAAGAGTTCTTGAAGAATCCAACATTATCTGTTTTAGAGACAGACTTGATTTTCTTAATCAATATTGACCTTTTGGATAACTTCAGAAAGATAAATTACGGAACTGAAGTTAATGAGGCAAATGAAATTCTTGATAATGCCAACAGATTATTCATTGAAGCCATCAGAGAAATGAATCCTGACAAACAATGGTATCCAAATGCCAACTTTACTTTGAGATTGACTTATGGAAATATACTCCCATACTCAGCTCAGGGAAAAGATTACAAACATTATACAACCATTGAAGGTTTGATGGCAAAAGAAGATCCTAACAATCCTGAATTCACTGTTCCTGCAAGACTTAAGGAATTGTATGAAAAGAAAGATTACGGAAGATATGGACAAGACGGAACATTGTGGATCAACTTTTTATCAAATAATGACATTACAGGAGGAAACTCAGGTTCGCCAATCATGAATAGCAAAGGTGAATTAATTGGATGTGCTTTTGACGGAAACTGGGAAGCAATGAGCGGTGATATTTTCTTTGAAAAAGACTTTCAAAGAACTATTTCATGCGACATCAGATACATCTTGTTTATTGTGGACAAGTATGCTGGAGCGACACACCTTATTGACGAAATGACAATTGTAGAATAA
- a CDS encoding DUF6155 family protein, protein MSKRKLKSYLQELSKEELEEQILELHDRLKEVKEFYDFVFNPNENKRVEEAKFKIGKEYFPPSNRKAKKRRSVAQKFIKEFVKLGMEPILIADIMLYNVEIVLAFTAETTINQDAFYKSMLKSFEEAVDYIDKNGLQASCNPRIEKIIDQVYEQNWINKSAFENVMMKRIN, encoded by the coding sequence ATGAGCAAGCGCAAACTAAAATCTTATTTACAAGAATTATCTAAAGAAGAGCTAGAAGAGCAGATTCTTGAACTACATGATCGATTGAAAGAGGTAAAGGAGTTTTATGACTTTGTCTTTAATCCCAATGAAAACAAGAGGGTAGAGGAAGCGAAATTCAAAATAGGTAAAGAGTATTTTCCACCTTCCAACAGAAAAGCCAAGAAGCGTAGATCAGTAGCTCAAAAATTCATCAAAGAGTTTGTAAAGCTGGGAATGGAACCCATATTAATTGCAGATATAATGCTTTACAATGTTGAAATAGTACTGGCTTTTACGGCAGAAACAACAATTAATCAAGATGCGTTTTATAAAAGTATGCTCAAATCTTTTGAAGAAGCAGTAGATTATATAGATAAAAACGGATTACAAGCTAGTTGTAATCCGCGTATCGAAAAAATTATTGATCAGGTTTATGAGCAGAATTGGATTAACAAATCTGCATTTGAAAACGTGATGATGAAACGAATCAATTAA
- a CDS encoding acyl-CoA thioesterase, with protein MEEARTVDYSRTTITELMIPSFANFSGKVHGGTLLSLMDKVAYVCASKHSGAYCVTVSVDGVEFKEPVEVGELVSLAASVNYVGNSSMIIGIRVESLKPKTGEKKHTNSCYFTMVAKNEDGSLMTVPKLILETPQDVRRFYDGRILKSMRKQITTMLDTEVKSVTEDEMIDLIDEERCIVGYPNK; from the coding sequence ATGGAAGAAGCCAGAACCGTTGACTACTCTAGAACTACTATTACAGAGTTAATGATACCTTCATTTGCCAATTTTTCAGGAAAAGTGCATGGAGGAACCTTATTGTCTTTAATGGATAAGGTGGCTTACGTTTGCGCTTCAAAGCATTCCGGAGCTTATTGCGTCACAGTTTCCGTGGATGGAGTGGAATTTAAAGAGCCGGTTGAAGTAGGAGAACTGGTGAGTTTAGCAGCTTCTGTTAATTATGTTGGTAATTCTTCTATGATTATAGGTATTAGAGTTGAATCTTTAAAGCCAAAGACGGGAGAAAAGAAGCATACTAATTCTTGCTATTTTACTATGGTGGCTAAAAATGAAGATGGTAGCTTGATGACAGTTCCAAAGTTAATTTTAGAAACACCTCAAGATGTTAGAAGGTTTTATGATGGTCGAATACTTAAGAGTATGCGTAAGCAAATTACAACCATGCTTGACACTGAAGTGAAATCTGTTACTGAGGATGAAATGATTGATCTAATTGATGAAGAAAGATGCATTGTCGGATATCCAAATAAATAA
- a CDS encoding DUF6495 family protein, producing the protein MKAKILKEFNMSKFRRLSAEELSIFENEFINFLVVNGVDANEWEKIKKDNVEKADKMVDIFSDFVFEKVINETEFLMFRSPKYIQCVHCQPNQMFMVAISSINEDYDLTQYQITALDMSKVEFYKGEKKYQQDRTAELFEMMNKGFQKTDGTLYKQLLMISVSE; encoded by the coding sequence TTGAAAGCTAAAATTTTAAAGGAATTTAATATGTCTAAATTCAGAAGATTAAGCGCAGAGGAGCTTTCAATATTTGAAAATGAATTTATCAACTTCCTTGTTGTGAATGGAGTAGATGCCAATGAATGGGAAAAGATAAAAAAGGATAATGTAGAAAAAGCAGATAAAATGGTGGACATATTTAGTGACTTCGTATTTGAAAAAGTGATCAATGAAACAGAGTTTCTGATGTTCAGATCTCCCAAATATATCCAATGTGTACATTGTCAGCCTAATCAAATGTTTATGGTAGCCATTTCATCAATAAATGAGGATTATGACTTGACACAATATCAGATCACAGCATTAGATATGTCAAAAGTGGAATTTTATAAAGGGGAGAAAAAGTACCAGCAGGATAGAACAGCCGAACTATTTGAAATGATGAATAAAGGTTTTCAAAAAACGGATGGTACGCTCTACAAACAGTTGTTAATGATCAGTGTATCTGAATAA